A stretch of Methanosphaerula palustris E1-9c DNA encodes these proteins:
- a CDS encoding peptidylprolyl isomerase encodes MRRAHILLCVGLILAASLFIAGCTSTPQSQQQTSSVSGQATTTVATAVTTAAAATTSAKNTTNGTSSAANLTGKKAILHTSMGDITIQLYGDMPVTTGNFEKLVQKGFYNNLTFHRVIAGFMIQGGDPKGDGTGGPGYTIPDEFTDHNKNDRGTIAMANAGPNTGGSQFFINLVNNNYLDTKHPAFGTVVSGMDVVDAIAKVKTDTNDRPVQPVTITSAEIV; translated from the coding sequence ATGAGACGAGCACATATTCTGCTCTGTGTCGGGCTGATCCTCGCAGCATCCCTCTTCATCGCCGGATGCACGAGTACCCCCCAGAGCCAGCAACAGACCTCTTCGGTCTCTGGTCAGGCGACCACCACCGTCGCCACTGCAGTCACCACTGCAGCCGCAGCGACCACCTCTGCAAAGAATACAACCAATGGAACGAGTTCTGCGGCCAACCTGACCGGGAAGAAGGCCATCCTGCACACCTCGATGGGTGATATCACGATCCAGCTGTACGGGGATATGCCGGTCACGACCGGGAACTTCGAAAAACTTGTCCAGAAAGGGTTCTACAACAACCTGACCTTCCACCGGGTGATCGCCGGGTTCATGATCCAGGGCGGCGACCCGAAGGGTGACGGCACCGGCGGTCCGGGGTATACGATCCCTGACGAGTTCACCGATCACAACAAGAACGATCGCGGGACCATCGCGATGGCCAACGCCGGTCCCAACACCGGTGGCAGCCAGTTCTTCATCAATCTGGTGAACAACAACTACCTGGATACGAAGCACCCTGCGTTCGGCACGGTTGTCAGTGGGATGGATGTCGTCGACGCGATTGCGAAGGTCAAGACCGACACGAACGATCGCCCGGTGCAGCCGGTGACGATCACCTCAGCTGAGATCGTCTGA
- a CDS encoding peptidylprolyl isomerase, translating into MANETGKKAVLHTSMGDVTIQLDADMPVTAGNFESLVQKGYYNNVTFHRVIDGFMIQGGDPKGDGTGGPGYVIPDEFTAHNKNDRGTISMANAGPNTGGSQFFINLVNNNFLDQKHPVFGKVVSGMEVIDAIAKVRTDRSDRPQTPVTIVTAEII; encoded by the coding sequence ATGGCAAATGAGACAGGCAAGAAGGCTGTTCTGCATACCTCGATGGGCGATGTGACCATCCAGCTGGATGCGGATATGCCGGTGACCGCAGGAAATTTCGAGTCTCTCGTGCAGAAAGGCTACTATAACAACGTGACCTTTCACCGGGTGATCGACGGGTTCATGATCCAGGGCGGCGACCCGAAGGGTGACGGCACCGGCGGGCCCGGGTATGTGATCCCTGATGAGTTCACGGCCCACAATAAGAACGACCGTGGGACCATCTCGATGGCCAATGCCGGCCCCAACACCGGTGGCAGCCAGTTCTTCATCAACCTGGTGAACAACAACTTCCTGGACCAGAAGCACCCGGTCTTTGGAAAGGTCGTCAGCGGGATGGAGGTCATCGACGCGATCGCAAAGGTCCGGACCGACCGGAGCGACCGCCCGCAGACCCCGGTGACGATCGTCACGGCAGAGATCATCTGA
- the pap gene encoding polyphosphate:AMP phosphotransferase: MMFDRYDLSKKADQKEYDKTVPALQVRFGELQRELRTAGIPLILVVEGWNASGISDAVSELIHALDPRGFTFYATGSPNDEEKAHTFLWRFWVKTPAKGRIAIFARSWYSRLLAERMGGISWKENEKQSLRTIRAFEQQQADDGTIVLKFFLHISKEEQKRRLEERERDHLTSWMITRGDWDFHNQYDLYLPLIEDVIKDTDSKDAPWTIVEATDPRFAAIRVYTVLIKTLEARLSTAKKEEKQSDHKKDDQKRSGSILSPVDHSLSLSKPEYLEQLTIVQGRVRERQYQIFKRGIPLMIVYEGWDAAGKGGNILRLTQNLNPRGYSVVPVAVPNDIEKAHHYLWRFYTHAPSAGSIRIFDRSWYGRVLVERVEGFCTDEEWGRAYNEINQMEEAFLASGGGLVKFWLEIDKDEQLRRFEQRQNDPAKQWKITPDDWRNREKWDQYTLAVDEMLAKTSTKQAPWTIIESDDKYYARIKALNTVVSYIDTLL; the protein is encoded by the coding sequence ATGATGTTCGACCGATACGATCTCTCTAAGAAGGCGGATCAGAAAGAGTACGACAAGACAGTCCCGGCACTGCAGGTGAGGTTCGGTGAACTGCAGCGGGAACTGAGAACGGCGGGGATCCCGTTGATCCTGGTCGTCGAGGGGTGGAATGCTTCGGGGATCTCGGATGCGGTCAGCGAGTTGATCCATGCCCTGGACCCACGTGGATTCACCTTTTATGCAACCGGGAGTCCGAATGACGAGGAGAAGGCGCATACCTTTCTCTGGCGGTTCTGGGTGAAGACCCCGGCGAAAGGGAGGATCGCGATCTTCGCCCGGAGTTGGTACAGCCGGCTGCTCGCCGAGCGGATGGGCGGGATCAGCTGGAAAGAGAATGAGAAGCAGTCCCTTCGGACAATTCGGGCCTTTGAGCAGCAACAGGCTGACGACGGGACGATTGTGCTGAAGTTCTTCCTGCACATCAGCAAGGAGGAGCAGAAGCGAAGGCTTGAGGAACGTGAAAGGGATCACCTGACCTCCTGGATGATCACCCGTGGGGACTGGGATTTTCACAACCAGTATGACCTGTATCTGCCTCTGATCGAGGATGTCATCAAGGATACCGATAGCAAGGACGCCCCCTGGACGATCGTTGAGGCGACGGATCCCCGGTTTGCAGCCATCAGGGTCTACACGGTCCTGATCAAGACACTCGAGGCGCGGCTCTCTACCGCGAAGAAGGAAGAGAAGCAGAGCGATCACAAGAAAGACGACCAGAAACGGTCCGGCTCGATCCTCTCTCCGGTCGACCATTCCCTCTCCCTCTCCAAGCCGGAGTATCTTGAGCAGTTGACGATCGTTCAGGGGCGGGTCCGCGAACGCCAGTATCAGATCTTCAAACGTGGGATACCGCTGATGATCGTGTACGAAGGCTGGGATGCCGCCGGTAAGGGGGGAAACATCCTCCGACTGACGCAGAATCTGAATCCCCGCGGGTATTCGGTGGTGCCGGTAGCGGTGCCGAACGATATTGAAAAGGCACACCATTACCTCTGGCGGTTTTACACCCACGCCCCGTCGGCCGGCTCGATCCGGATCTTTGACCGTTCCTGGTACGGCAGGGTGCTGGTCGAACGAGTCGAGGGGTTCTGCACTGACGAGGAGTGGGGGCGGGCGTATAACGAGATCAACCAGATGGAGGAGGCGTTCCTCGCCAGCGGCGGCGGGCTTGTCAAGTTCTGGCTCGAGATCGACAAGGACGAACAGCTTCGTCGTTTCGAGCAGCGCCAGAACGACCCTGCCAAGCAGTGGAAGATCACCCCCGATGACTGGCGTAACCGTGAAAAATGGGACCAGTATACGCTGGCCGTCGACGAGATGCTGGCTAAGACCAGCACTAAGCAGGCGCCCTGGACGATCATCGAGTCCGATGACAAGTACTATGCACGGATCAAAGCACTCAATACGGTCGTCTCCTATATCGACACCCTGCTCTGA
- a CDS encoding tetratricopeptide repeat protein, with translation MRPARIEILLIVMLIGGVALAGCTAQKSSDTTSGAGGDAATIFAQADTLGEQGNYQQALTAYDQGLQIDPNNIEALNGKGATLRALGRDDEALAAFTRATEVDPSSAPSWMNRGDVLERLGRTTEADAAYKKATDLGGTAQQ, from the coding sequence ATGAGGCCTGCCAGGATAGAGATACTGCTGATCGTGATGCTCATCGGGGGCGTTGCGCTTGCCGGGTGCACTGCACAGAAGAGTTCAGACACTACCAGTGGTGCCGGTGGGGATGCGGCAACCATCTTCGCCCAGGCCGACACCCTCGGCGAACAGGGGAACTACCAGCAGGCCCTGACCGCATACGACCAGGGACTGCAGATCGATCCAAACAACATCGAAGCGTTGAACGGAAAAGGGGCGACCCTCCGGGCACTCGGACGCGATGACGAGGCGCTGGCTGCATTCACCCGGGCGACCGAGGTCGATCCATCCTCTGCGCCGTCCTGGATGAACAGGGGCGATGTACTCGAACGGCTCGGCAGAACCACCGAGGCGGATGCGGCCTACAAAAAGGCAACAGACCTGGGCGGCACCGCCCAGCAATGA
- a CDS encoding zinc metalloprotease, which translates to MFERIPPRERRDLLIAWLAISAAFTLIFVRSRVDLSIALIYFLISLLTVGVGFVLHEMAHKFAAMHFGYWAEFQRDDQMLLVAVVLAALAGVVFAAPGATVVYGTSVSKRENGIISAAGPVMSLLLCIPFALLALFGGQWFLVGVIGLFGLKVNAMLAAFNMLPVSVLDGRKVLAWNPAIFAVLIAGAFGLLYLTYLI; encoded by the coding sequence ATGTTTGAACGGATTCCCCCCCGCGAGCGGCGCGACCTGCTGATCGCATGGCTTGCGATATCGGCTGCATTCACGCTGATCTTCGTCCGATCCAGAGTAGATCTATCGATTGCACTGATCTATTTTCTGATCTCTCTGCTGACGGTCGGCGTCGGCTTCGTGCTCCACGAGATGGCGCACAAGTTCGCGGCCATGCACTTCGGCTACTGGGCGGAGTTCCAGCGGGACGACCAGATGCTGCTGGTGGCCGTGGTCCTCGCGGCCCTGGCCGGCGTGGTCTTTGCGGCGCCCGGGGCCACGGTGGTCTACGGCACCTCGGTCAGTAAGCGAGAGAACGGGATCATCTCGGCCGCCGGTCCGGTGATGAGTCTGCTCCTCTGCATACCGTTCGCCCTGCTGGCGTTGTTTGGCGGGCAGTGGTTCCTGGTCGGTGTGATCGGTCTTTTCGGGCTGAAAGTGAACGCCATGCTCGCGGCCTTCAATATGCTCCCGGTCTCGGTGTTGGACGGAAGGAAGGTGCTGGCCTGGAACCCGGCGATCTTTGCGGTGCTGATCGCCGGGGCATTCGGGCTGCTGTACCTGACCTACCTGATCTGA
- the yciH gene encoding stress response translation initiation inhibitor YciH has translation MNGGICSTCGLPKELCICEEVAKEQQRINVNVNRRRYGKEVTVIDGLDPSDIDLQELTKFLKGKLACGGTVKGSSIELQGDHRDRVKELLTKKGYSLDNIN, from the coding sequence ATGAATGGTGGGATATGCTCAACCTGTGGGCTACCTAAAGAACTGTGCATCTGTGAGGAGGTTGCAAAGGAACAGCAGCGGATCAATGTCAACGTTAATAGACGAAGATATGGAAAAGAGGTCACGGTCATCGATGGTCTTGATCCTTCGGATATTGATCTCCAGGAACTCACCAAGTTTCTGAAGGGCAAACTTGCCTGTGGTGGTACGGTGAAAGGAAGTTCAATAGAACTTCAGGGCGATCACCGTGACCGGGTCAAGGAATTGCTCACGAAGAAAGGGTATAGTTTGGATAATATCAATTGA
- a CDS encoding chorismate mutase, with protein MDITVLREEITSVDDQIIRLIGTRQQIAGRIARVKYSKEAPIRDEGRRQEVLEHAFNRAVEEKIDPRSVRQIFEILIEMSEERQHECIGEGDLP; from the coding sequence ATGGATATTACTGTTCTTCGCGAGGAGATCACCAGTGTCGACGATCAGATCATCCGCCTGATCGGAACCAGGCAGCAGATCGCCGGCAGGATCGCACGAGTCAAGTACTCCAAGGAGGCTCCGATCAGGGACGAGGGACGGCGGCAGGAAGTGCTCGAGCATGCCTTCAACCGAGCCGTCGAGGAGAAGATCGATCCCAGAAGCGTCCGGCAGATCTTTGAAATCCTGATCGAGATGAGCGAGGAGCGTCAGCACGAATGCATCGGGGAGGGGGACCTCCCCTGA
- a CDS encoding PKD domain-containing protein — protein MKRMTWLLIVLTLISCLLLIAPVSAGPAATTNLTGTVVDQFTGLPIPGVEIDTKEGTAYSLADGSFSLPNTIVGFDDGQYFVKLDFQDENCYDEYRTTVNVTEAEVYHSKDLGTIKLTPGVAGYVYNSVTHQPVSDVQLTLTDPSSGDFLISSTTSKNTGYYIFPLNLNEQGLNHFNGSTISYGYIPPNYTLTAVKNGYQSYSNSEIRITYKGSDDGVPHNIQLVPIFTAGFYAFGHVGQAPYSVRFLDQTVGSPTAWKWDFGDGTTSTEQNPTHIYNQTGAYNVVLTASNDETSDTCTQYRCVIVNTVPTANFTANVTSGPTPLTAQFTDESSTASGYQWQFGDGATSTDQNPVHTYTQPGSYTVTLVISSADYGSVYTQKTGYITVSDPPMVGFTANVTAGLAPLGVQFNESINGSVQYYYWQFGDGGTSFDQNPVHRYDTAGRYTVSLYAIGSNGTQVKTVDDYINVTAPVTPTPTVTVTSTVTPAPTATGYPPVANFTVTPQGGAGSMGILVTDTSVNATSVRYDLGDGTTTAYRNFQFTYWQAGTYTIKQTATNAAGSSNKTISVTVPTVPVTTTPTSEGGDQGWYTIHCNVDGATVLFDQTTKGTIAQGILKIQVYTTGTPYRTYTVQKDGYTTVSGTITDHPGKDQNVDITVNLTPTGQAYNGPHNLPGTLQAEDYDLGGEGVAYHDTTPGNEGGVYRHDDVDIEQLDTDGSPNVGWIRAGEWLAYTVNVSTAGTYDAGFRVASSHAGSTVQVYVDGGTTPVATVTVPNTGDWPVFQTVSAQVTLPAGQHRLRLVFPTDYVNINWITFALRG, from the coding sequence ATGAAAAGAATGACCTGGCTGCTGATCGTGCTGACTCTCATCTCCTGTCTGTTGCTGATCGCGCCGGTGTCGGCTGGTCCGGCCGCCACGACAAACCTGACAGGTACCGTTGTCGATCAATTCACTGGTCTTCCCATACCCGGTGTTGAGATCGATACTAAGGAAGGTACTGCCTATTCCCTGGCTGATGGGAGTTTCAGCCTCCCGAACACCATCGTTGGATTTGATGATGGTCAGTATTTTGTGAAACTGGATTTCCAGGATGAAAACTGTTATGATGAATACCGCACCACCGTCAACGTCACCGAGGCTGAAGTGTATCATTCTAAAGACCTGGGGACCATCAAACTCACCCCCGGGGTGGCGGGTTACGTATACAATTCAGTCACCCATCAGCCGGTGTCGGACGTCCAACTCACCCTAACCGATCCTTCGTCGGGAGATTTTCTCATCAGCTCGACGACATCGAAAAATACGGGATACTATATATTTCCCCTTAATCTGAACGAGCAGGGTCTCAATCACTTTAATGGAAGTACTATCTCCTATGGCTATATTCCCCCTAATTATACCCTGACTGCAGTCAAGAATGGATATCAGTCATACTCCAATTCAGAAATCAGGATAACTTATAAAGGTTCAGATGATGGAGTTCCTCATAACATCCAGCTCGTCCCGATATTCACCGCCGGCTTCTACGCCTTCGGGCATGTCGGCCAGGCCCCGTACTCGGTCAGGTTCCTGGACCAGACCGTTGGCTCGCCGACCGCCTGGAAATGGGACTTTGGTGACGGCACCACCTCCACCGAGCAGAACCCGACCCATATCTACAACCAGACCGGCGCCTACAACGTGGTCCTGACTGCTTCGAATGACGAGACGAGCGACACCTGCACCCAGTACCGGTGCGTCATCGTCAACACCGTGCCGACAGCGAATTTCACGGCCAACGTGACCTCCGGCCCGACGCCACTCACCGCGCAGTTCACTGACGAATCCTCTACTGCGAGCGGATACCAGTGGCAGTTCGGTGACGGTGCGACCTCGACCGATCAGAACCCGGTCCATACCTATACACAGCCGGGTTCCTACACGGTGACCCTGGTCATCTCCAGTGCAGACTACGGCAGTGTCTACACGCAGAAGACCGGGTACATCACGGTGAGCGACCCGCCGATGGTCGGGTTCACGGCAAATGTAACGGCCGGCCTTGCTCCGCTCGGCGTGCAGTTCAATGAATCGATCAACGGCTCGGTCCAGTATTATTACTGGCAGTTCGGCGACGGGGGAACCTCGTTCGATCAGAACCCCGTTCATCGCTATGATACGGCCGGCAGGTACACTGTCTCCCTCTACGCAATTGGTTCGAACGGAACCCAGGTGAAGACGGTCGATGACTACATCAACGTCACCGCCCCGGTGACGCCAACCCCGACGGTGACCGTGACTTCAACGGTAACACCTGCACCGACCGCAACCGGATACCCGCCAGTGGCCAACTTCACGGTCACCCCCCAGGGTGGAGCCGGCTCAATGGGCATCCTGGTGACCGACACCTCCGTGAACGCGACCTCGGTTCGGTACGACCTCGGTGATGGCACGACCACCGCCTATCGGAACTTCCAGTTCACCTACTGGCAGGCTGGCACGTATACGATCAAACAGACCGCGACCAATGCCGCTGGATCTTCAAATAAGACCATATCGGTGACAGTACCGACGGTGCCGGTCACAACCACCCCGACCTCGGAGGGTGGGGATCAGGGATGGTATACGATCCACTGTAATGTGGATGGAGCCACAGTCCTCTTCGATCAGACCACCAAGGGGACGATCGCACAGGGGATTCTGAAGATACAGGTCTATACCACCGGAACTCCCTACAGAACCTACACGGTCCAGAAAGATGGATACACCACCGTCTCCGGAACCATCACCGACCATCCTGGTAAAGACCAGAACGTGGATATAACCGTGAACCTGACCCCGACCGGTCAGGCATACAACGGCCCGCACAACCTCCCCGGCACCCTGCAGGCCGAGGACTACGACCTCGGCGGTGAGGGTGTCGCCTACCATGACACAACCCCTGGGAACGAGGGTGGGGTCTACCGGCATGACGACGTCGATATCGAACAGCTCGACACCGACGGGTCGCCGAACGTGGGCTGGATCCGTGCCGGCGAATGGCTTGCGTACACGGTGAACGTCAGCACTGCCGGCACGTATGATGCTGGGTTCAGGGTTGCCTCCTCCCATGCAGGTTCAACAGTCCAGGTGTATGTCGATGGAGGGACCACACCTGTGGCAACCGTGACTGTCCCGAATACCGGTGACTGGCCTGTCTTCCAGACGGTCTCGGCACAAGTGACGCTGCCGGCCGGCCAGCACCGGCTGAGACTTGTATTCCCGACCGACTATGTCAACATCAACTGGATCACCTTCGCCCTGAGGGGCTGA
- a CDS encoding ArsR/SmtB family transcription factor, translating into MFEPNSIPELAKLLGFLGNEQRLNILKAISHEEKFAREISEEIGVSRPLVNIYLKQFEKAGLVVGTNRVAQEPPYLKRYYRAVPFELVLNLDLIEKLEGGGR; encoded by the coding sequence ATGTTTGAACCAAATTCCATTCCCGAACTGGCAAAACTTCTGGGTTTTTTGGGAAATGAACAGCGACTCAACATTCTCAAAGCGATCTCCCACGAAGAAAAGTTTGCGAGGGAGATATCCGAAGAGATCGGGGTCTCCCGGCCTCTTGTGAACATATATTTAAAACAGTTTGAAAAGGCCGGCCTTGTTGTTGGTACCAATCGCGTTGCACAGGAACCACCGTACCTCAAACGATATTACAGGGCAGTGCCCTTCGAACTGGTACTAAATCTGGATCTCATAGAGAAACTGGAAGGGGGAGGAAGATGA